In the Ornithodoros turicata isolate Travis chromosome 5, ASM3712646v1, whole genome shotgun sequence genome, TAAGACTGTTTCTTCGTGCACACTTCTGTCAACACCACAGAGGATACTAGACCATGACGTGACAGCTCGTCTGTCCGAAAGAATACAATGGGCTAATTAACTTCACCAGTAGGATAATTTGACTAGTTAACTTAACCAGTGGGACTAATTAACTTACTCGAGGTTGTCGTTAATAGGGATGTGGCACGATATCCAAGTGTATGCCGTTTTTGATGCAATGTGCATGTGCAGGACTCATTGGATGCAGTGTGGAATATTCATTGCTTTTAACGGCACCTCCTTGTCTTGCAGCAAACCATTCGCCATCGAAACGGTTGAACAGGCTATCACACAGGTGAAATTCAACCCATGTAAGTAATGTACGTGGCACTTCCTTAAAGCTTTGAGCATGCTTCCAACGTGACATTACAAGACAATGTAGACCCGGACACGTGAGTGCAAAGAAATTATCTGCGTTGCCTGCATATATGAAACGGCTGGGCATTCCCTCCAGTTGAGTTCGTGTGTTTCTTCCTTCACTCGATATACGTAGCCCTTTTTGAAATTTGTGTGCCCGGGGTAGCGACTGCTAAATCATGAAATGCGCATCAGACCATCAATCAGCGGTACTATGGGAGAGGCGGATTACATGCTTCTCACAAGAAGTGGAGCGCGCAAAAACGCTTAATTCAAGCAACACGCACTGCAGAACGACTCCAGATAGGCGAGACAGCTTCGCTTGTAACTGGCAATCCATCGTAACGCTCTGCCCATTATTCCCAGCGAGAACAACCCATACAAGACATGAACGTGACTAGCAGTGTCATATGCCCTCTTGATATCAAGAAACACGGCCGCAGTAATCCTTCCCTGCTCACGCTCTTCCTCAACTGATGAGACGAGGTCAACAACACAGTCCATCGTGCATCGTGCTCTCCTAAAACCAACCATAGCCCGGTGAAGGCAGTTGCGAGACTCGAAGAACCGCTCAGTTCGATTAAGAACAAGGCGCTGACTCTATGCCTACTCGACATAGCTCCCTGATGCGCCGACTATTGGCGTATCATGCTCCGGTATTAGATGGCTTGTGTAGCACTGCACAGTCTGTCCTCGAGAGTGCACTGGCCAAAAGCGTCAAAGTATGCTTAGGCGTCCTCGCATACACATCAAACAAGCTGGCGATTGCTGAGGCCAGGGAACCACCGCTGGCAGTCCTTCGGATGTAAGAGCCGCTTCGGCATTTCGCCCGTTGGTCCACGCGGCATAATCGCCACTGCCTAGTTCAGGCCATGCATCAGAGGTCGTGCTCCTCTTAATCACAAACTCTCCAACCGTACCGTGGTATTATACCCCGACATAGGCTGCTCATGTCACCGCTTCCTGTTTGGAGTATGTCGATCCCGAGAGTGAGGCTGACAGTTCCGGATCTCTCTGTGAAGAAATATGCACCTTCTGTGTCTAGCGGCAGCTGACTGCCGACTTAATGCATAACATCCAAGACCGAGTGGTAGTATACACAGATGGCTACACTACAACGACTGGATCGACGAGTGCCTTCGTCATACCTGCCTGTGGTGTTGAAAGTGGAATGCGTTTGTCCCATACAACATCGTCGACAGCAGCTGAACTGTACGCTTTGCTCATGGCTATGGAATATATAGCGTCTGCTCATTAACGGACCAAGTCGGTTATTATCTCGGATTTCCCAGGCTGCTGTATAGTCCCTTGTTTCTACAGAGGAACCGTGGCTGTCGACAATGTAGTTGCTGATGTTGTAAAACTACACGCAGAGGCGGTGGCTGCTGGACACGACATGTTCTTTCAATGGATTCCAGGACACTGCGGCATACCTGGGCATGATGCGGCTGATGCTGCGGCACGCAGAGCACATCAGAAGAGGGCGTCACGACTCATATATTTCACCAAGGCCGAAGCTAGGGCCATGTTGACTGCTTTGTGTCGCCAACTGGCTGAGGCACAGTGGCCCTCTGGCGGGGCTCGCGCTAAGTTGGTACACTGCGTTGACCCTGAGCTTGCCTCTGCTTTGCCGACATCGTTCCCTATTCCATTTGCGTCACTTTACCACCGGCTCCGCTTCAACATACCCTACAGCCAACGTCTTCTTCACAAGCTAGGAAAAGCGGATTCACCCAACTGTGACACCTGTGGGACCGTTgaggacactgaacatatcTTATTATCCTGTGCACGGTATCAACAGCACAGACAATCTCTAGAAGCTTCCTTAGTACTGCTGTAAAGCTGTAGAAGCTTCCTTGTGTACTGCTGGTAAGGCTTTAGGCTGTTAGCAGacacatataaataaataaataataaacatAAACATTttagctcggctggatggcGGACCATTTGATGTtgttaaggttctgggcccttggacacccgaccatcagttTCACGCCATGCAGGCGCTTATGCGATTTTGTGTAGACTCCAcgttggtggacacagtgtgactgacagtgtgtgtgagtgactgactgagtgtctttgtcactcattggttttattgtacgtagatagccatttgtgttttcctaagtgatctggagtagccggctctcgtaatgagtgcctatttctccatttttttcttttctcatcAACTCAGCTCAAATCAAGCTTTCGCTTGTAGCCCTATGTTAATTAGGAAATTGGGAATAGCAGAAGGAGACATTGCTATGTTATTGGATAGTTTGATCGGTCAAGGCGAACCGTCACTGAACGTCGAGGAGGTTAGCGTGACACGAGTAAGAACAGCGACACATAAACGACCATAAAGGTGCGTAATACCAGTCATGGAGGGACGTAGCACGTTATGTTGCCGGTCCACCTACCAGAAGCTGTGTCGATAAATCTCGTATTCTGATAAGTGGTTTGGAAAGCGTACCGCAGCTCGTCTTCCCGATGGTGTCTACTTCGCtcatcagagagagagagagagataactGGGCTTATGGGGCTGGGTGACACCCACAATATGTCTGATGCACCATTTATTTTGGTAAAGGGTGGAAACATCTTTTTCTTTCAGTTGAGTGTGTAAAGAAAGTAGGGGAGAAAACGGGGTTGGCTGCGGGTTGACCAGGGTGAAAAGGGAGAGGAAGAAGAGAAAAGGTGTTTGGTAGACTGGGAGGGTGTTCTCTGGTTGGAGAGATATGCTGTGGACATTGAGTTCACATTCTGAGGAGTAGaggtcgtgtttttttttttttattactgcaTACGTTCAGTATTTATGTGCATTCTTGGTGTGCTTAAGGAAGTTGCAGAGTGCTTGGAGCGACTCCTTTTGCCCCTAGCATCCGATTCTCCACAAGGGGGAAGCGATCCCTGTGCTCGGTGAAGGCAACACGCACATAAATCGCAAGCCTCTGCTCTTCTCTTTCGGCGCCTAGCACGACAGTCATGTTTGAAACATGTCAAACGTCGGTATTGACGATACTTGCTGTATACGTAACACGTCTTCATTGATAGAACACGCAAACTGACGAACTCAACTGAAGACTCAAGGTGCCTAAGTACAAGAAATATTTCTACCATATCACAATATTTCATGCACCTTCCTTGTTCTATAAATAACGTTACATTTGGTAagcgaaacacacacacacacgcagagATGAAAATGCAAATCCGTCCAAAGGCCATGCCGCCAGAAGGAGAAGTTGAATCTTTAAAGACAGCCTATTTTTTTCCCCGCTTTCAACCGGCCTTCTTGTTCTTGCAGAGTCCGAGGGCGTTAGTTCCTGTCTGCTTTCACCGCTCCAAAGGTCAAATAGTCTATTTTCTTCAGCGAGGCCACCCTGCAATGGATGGCTCGACGGCGCCATCGATGCCACTCTGGACGTCTGAAGAAATCCTGTGACGAACTGAATACTGACGCTCTGTGTGCTTCGTACCTTACAAGAAAGGCTTCTGTGGTGAAACACATGACTATATTTATACGTGACCATATCCCCATTTTACAGTAACCAGGCTTTGCATGCGAGCCTGCACGAGGGTAAACGGGTCGATGCGACAACGGCTCTGGCTATGAAGATAACGAGGGTGATCTGTCTGCCTCTGCCTATGACACAGGCTATGCTGTGTACCAATTGTGATTGTTTATTGGTTGCTTTTGTGAGGATGGGGTTTGAATTTGAGAGTGGCAGCTGATGTTCGAAGGCGAACGCTGCAAGGTGCCAATGTAAATAAGGATATACCAGTCACGAACACCGCGTAATGTACAACGCGTGTAAAGGAAAGACAAGAAGGTTTACATGACAACGTCAATTGTGAAAAAGCATGTACAATATTTTCGTGGGGACAACGAAGTGTCTTATGTTAACAGATGTTCCACGTGCTGTTTACTTAAATGGAAGCAAGAGATAGCGCGATTTGAATATGTCAGAAATTAACATTTGCGCGAGTCTGTCTGAAGACATGAGTGAGCTAAAGATGTGCGCGCCAAGTGACACGATGCATGATGCTTCAAATGATATCATGGTTAGATCCAAATGACATTCGGCCATCAAACGATTGCGTTCCAATGGCGGAATTTATAACTGCATGTGCTGCAAAGAGATGTCGCCACATGGCTCACCTAACAACAAAAGGCATGACTGTTATCTACGGAATCCAACAGTAGGAAATGCAAGTCTGGAACggctttctctttcttcttctttccccctgctttGTCTGGGCGAGGTAAAATGGAACGAGTTCGGGCGAGCTCTTGAATGGCGTATCTAAATTCTGCAGACTGCAGGAGCTGAAATTACAACCACCCTGTTGCTTAAATCGGTAATGTCATTACGTTTCTGAGCAGTTCGTGTGTATTATATGACTGCCGTGTTACATAAGAGCAAACAGATTATATCGGCCATGCGAGTCAAGTGAGAGGAATTACGTTAACCACAGGagaccttctttctttttttttcttttttggcaatATGCAATTGaaaacgggaagacgttgatgcaatgaaagaaaaaaagttccAATGATTAACATACTAGAAGAAACGAATAATATGGTGTCAATAATAGTTTCGACGTTCCGCGAATTGCCAAGATGCACGACCGTGACCGGGAGGAATACAAGCATGCTGGTTGTTGGTCGCATTTCCTTGCTAAGAATATCTAGACCACTCGTTGAATCCTGTGTATAGATCCTTCCAGGTTCAAGAAAATGTTACCAACAAGTAGCGAAGGTGAACTGCAGAAGCCCATTCCAAGTGCTGTAGCATATACTGATTTCTTTTCGCAGTTCCCCTAAGACAGTCTTTGTTCTAGATGATTATTCGAGTTCttatggcgcatcgacaactgaGGGATGCGGTCTTTTCTTTCGGCTATCTCGCAACCGGCTTCCAGGTACTAGTCATTCCAATATTTCACTGTTCAGTTGCAATGCTAACGTATTTCAACCAAATGGAGAAAGAAATGAACACTGCCACACGTTGCAGTTGGATAAACAAGATGTGAACAATATTGGGCGAGACATTGACATGTGTGTCTCGTACATTCTCGGCGTGAAAACTCTGCCGTAATAAAAATGTCTTACGTTGTTCTGTGCCTCTTCTTAATGTAATCGCTTTTACGTTGTTCTGTGCCTCTTCTTAATGTAATCGCTTTTTCTTCGGGCCAATCGCTTCTTAACTTTTTCCTCGTCGGCACGCTCACTATTTCACTGTGTTTTAATTAGCCCCCGATGCTTAGCTCAAAATATATACTTAGAAAAGCATTACTTATATCTTAAGACTCACACTGTACCCCTTAGCTTTCTTCTTCCTTAAAACTACTCTAACTCGATTTTGTGTCGCATTCACCCACTTTGCTTCTTGAAGGGGCTGCGACAGGTAATTCCAGgctatcccagataaacgtcaAAGAGGGTTCTGCGCGGTGATGTGAACCTGAATTGAAAGTTGCACAACGAAGAAGGCAATAGAAGCGGAAAAAAGGGCACCGCCAATACCGAAACGTATgctgctctgacgtcacagacctcaCCGCCTCCAGTGGGgaagcgcacgagaagtcacgtgctcgGGGCTGCCAATGGAGACGGACGCAACTTTGAgatctgtgacgtctgcgctttgctcgaaAGTGTGCTCGTGGGCTtttatctcgctaagtacgagacgtagaagaataattctttttttcctcgGTATTTTGGTGTGCactacaatgcgtccatgatgtactgagccacatctatgaaagtgtcctaACTCCTTTAACGAATCTCCCCAAGGACGAGTTAAAGGGCCAAGTGTTTTAGTTTTTTCTGCCACAGAAGAGTGGACACACAAAGCCTCAGGTAATGCCTCGCGCTTCTCTAGCACGTAATCCTCTAACCCATTGAATGcgatgccaatgatgaggactgtGCCGAGTCGAACAGCAGAACGTGTTCGCACTATTGGCAGCTTCCGACCTGAGGCTACCGCATCAAGCTGTTGTGAATCACTGCTGTTATCTGTCTGCAATTATGCACAAGAAGACACCACACTTCGCATCACAACGACGGACTTAGTTCGCCTATTTCACATGTTCGTGCACTTGATATGACCCAATAAGCTGTTAAGCTGCACTGCAATCCGCGACGACAAACGCCTCTTTACAGCGCTGTCCACGGTGGCCTCCTGAATCGCGTGCTTTAGCTTCCCCCACTatcgcttcaaacgttgcgtgTTTCACTTATATGCGTAGCCCGTTAGATTAGCAACACGCAGCAGGCATGTTGGTAATACAAAACTTAGTGTCAGCCTTGCATTCGTTCAACATTAGCATCCAAATTTGCAAGAAGGGACGGGATATGATCATATTTCCGTGGGCTTTTCGAGCGCACGCGAAGGACAtatcaaaagaagaagaagaagaaagaaaagagacgTTAACGCTGCATAGTGAGCATTCATAGACAAAAAATATTGGCACATTAAGTTACATTGGCACATACAAGGACAGGTATGCAAAATGGAATATTTACACTGTTGCTCTCATATCTGTCTTTAATTACACTACTCATACACATCTGTTAACGAAAATTTGTTGACTCCACATGCTAAACACTTGGATTATCCAAATTGACAGTTAACATCATCTTCACTGAAGGAACCTTTTCCACCTCCTGGTCGTGCAAGACGCCTGCAGAGTAGTGATTCCACCTTTGATTCGCAAGGCATGCTGGGCCACTACATCCACATTTTCTGGAGAAGTTATCTAAGCCCATTGACTTGGAACCTATCCACACTATACATCCTGAACGTTTTAGCTACCCACAATATCACACGATGTACCGAGCACCAGCGTCTGCAGATCACGAGGAAAGGCTTGCCACAATGTGCGGTCAGTAAGGGCAGTCAACAGTGCTCGAACTCGACCTTGCGACAGCCTCCCTGATCTAATCATGCAAACGGCTGGGAGATAGAGATCATACTCTGGTGACAATCTGGACAAAGCCCGTACGAACCGTCCAATACTTTCTGACTTCAACCACTGCTGTTCCTTCACCATCGCTCTGCCCGCATATACTCACAAAAAAACGCTGCCTTGTGTGCACAGCATTCCAGCTGCATTGTCGTCATAGGTCGCGTACTGGTCGGCGTAGCCAAGCTGAAGCAACGCGGTTCCATCCTCCAGGAACCTTGGGGACGTTTTACACCGACGTTGCAAATACCAACCCTTCACAGGCCCGTCCCGTAATTAAACAGTCACTacgagctgaaaaaaaaaagattttttttaaagtttcgTATTCTACGTCGTCTATCTCACTCAAACCAGGACCAAGACTGACCAAGAGGTGGGAAAGTTTCAAAATATAAATGCCGTCAGTGAACATTACGGGTTTCCACGAACTTTTCAAACCCGCAGAACTTGATAGTTTGGAATCCTCCTAGAGTATATGACGTCATCGAGTATTGTCGTCGCTCTCCTGGCAACAGCGCTAGCTTTTCTGCTCTTTACCGAAGGCTACGGCGTATGCAAACACATGTGGTGAGGAGACGGAAATCGACCTTCAGGGAGCATTGTTGCCACACGCAGTCCAGGCTGCACCGACTTCATACTTCTCAAAaatagaaattaattttattatACTTCAGCTTTACGTAGAGGAACAACATTTTGGGAGAATACAGTGTCAGACACGTGGATTTCAATTAAATACATTTGGTAAGATTCTGAATAAGCTCGATTTATATAGTAGTGGCATATTAAAATCGTGATGTCGACGTAAGAAATCTCGATCACCGTTACATGGCGCGTGTCAGCACTTCTGATGCTGCTGTAAAGTTCTGTGTTGGTCTTGCATTGTACCATCGTCCCAACAGGTAAACTCTGTACCGTACCGACCGGTATGTAGCCAGGATGTTGGGAATTTAGCTCCAGTAGTAGCGCGATCGCATGGACGTCGGCCACACCGACCAGCGGCATTCCGAGGCACATGAACATTCAACGTCATTCAATGAATTTTCTCCAGGACTTGGGCAGGGGGTATCCATACGTACTACGATGCACATATTGTATGCCGTGGGGTATAGCATATGAGATATCTACATACATATGTCAGCTTATATACAACTAAGAAAGACTCATGCATCTAAGAACTACGCCCGTGCATCCCTCAGACGTCCCTTTGATGGCGAgtttcaatcaatcagtcaatcaatcaatcaatttttatttcattcaaTGCATACAGTTATTATAGAATTAAAGCACTGAAGACCCTGAGTTGCGTCTATTATTGTGAGCGTCAAGTTTCGGTGCGACTGTACAGCCCTTGAATGAGAAGTGTACGAGTGGTATTTTGGGTCACGGCTTGTACTCGTCGCAGCACGAAAAAAGGTGTACATCTAATAACTGCTTGAAACCCTTTGGTGTGCACCGTGAATAACAAACAAAGCTTAAACAATCGTCGATGAACCTAAGCGTTTGCATGAACGTTTCTGACTCTTATTCGTAGTAGTAGCTCGTAAAAGGAACGCGCCCTCTGCGTAGCATGATAATTTTAACGCGTCGACGTGCTGCCCACACCGTTACGGTACGCCCTCTACAAAGGCGTCAAGCATCTTTCTCACGCGTGCTGTGAATTCAGAGAAAGAAGCGGCCACTGCCCtcgtggctgaagaagaagaagaagcatcgTGCCCGCTGGAACGAAGGGAATGGCCTCCGACTCCGTCCTGTCTCTGGTGTTTTACATCCTGATTCATCAAGGAAGATGGAATGGAGTACATAGCCGAGGTACGGTAGAGCTGTACACGTCAACCCACGAACAGTCCTTGTTGCTCCACACTGAACGCAACGTAACCAGAGCCTTGCAGAAGTACATCTCGTTGGAGGAGGAACGCTTGTCTCGTCTGGAACGACGTTCCATTCAACTTACGCGCCATTTCAACGGATTCAGGACACTGCTGCATGAGCTGTACTCCGGATTTACATCCAAAATATCTAGCCATAACTGGGATGACTTTATCGTCGCCGTTTCAGATAACATTTTTCCGAAAGATACCGACTTGGAAGGTGCAGCAACCGGGTTGTGTCGGCTGCAGAAAACCTACCACCTAAATTCATCTGCCCTAATCGAGATGAGGTCACCCTTTCTGCCTCCGCCAACTGCAGAGGAGATGGCTGAGATAGCGTACATGTGCATGGCAAGAGATTATAAAACTCCGGTTGAGTGGGTGCAGGGAGCAGTGGACGTCGCGAAGGACAGTCTTCGAGCCACACACGCGTTTAACGACGTCATGGCGCTGTCATTCTTCCGCAGGAAACAAGTGTCGTCAGCTGTCACATTTGCCAAGCAAGTTATTCGGCGTCCTCCGGAAAGCGTCAACGTCCCAGCTATTCTTCAACAATGGAGAGAAAACCCCGGCAGAACAGATGACGCACCAGAAACGTCTTCACCTATGGAGACGAATGTGCGCTTCTATGGTGACCTCTGTTTAGAGGGCGACGGCGCGAAATCTCAGTTGAGTGGAAGGCTGGCGTGCAGGATGACGACAGGTGGTAGGAACCCAACCGTGCTCCTACAACCGGTGAAAACGGAGTTGCTCTCCTCTGATCCCATCGTGCTCCTCTTCCATGATCTATTTAGCAGGAAAGAATGCGAGCTGGTTCGTAATTCTGCAACGAAAAAGATGAAACGTGGAGCAATACCGAAGTTACCACACTTCCGGACAGGAAAGGTAAGCGTTTTGCGTCGAAGTATCCACGTTTGATCTGGCATCTTGTACTACCAAAGGAATTACTCAATTTTAGATTGTTTTCATGGAACACGTTCGAGACGAGCTTCAACCATtcaaggtggtggtgatggttatAGGGCTCgccgtttttttgttttttttggcctcacagaggttcAACCGTCCAACCTGTATTTATATCGAAGTGCAAGCCGGGAAAGTGTTGCAGCAAAAACGTGCTCATGAAGCGTTTGGAGAGCATTCGGGTATCATAGTTAGCCCTGCTGAGATTCCGAATGTGACGAGTTGCTGTCTCAATGTGCAGTGAGGATTCCTGGTTATCATGCTGGTCGAACATTCGTCAGGGTAGACCTATATCAGGGTAGACCTTACTGTGCTTGACTAAGAGCTGCTAGACGATGTTCATATAATTTATTCATCCATTTGACTAGTATTGACCAGCGGCAcagccgagcgggttaaggcgtctcgctcgtcgGTTGTAGCCAAGGTcggctgaagactgggaggtggtgggcaCTGGCTGTGCTGACTGAGGTTTTCTctcggttttccgaaggctttcctgacaaatgtcgacacagttccccctgaagtcagcccagggggcttaatcgcttcatcgtcgttacggtcgttacaagctaacgagtggcggaaCGAGTAGcttgtaacgacgatgaagcgattaagtcCTCAGGACGGATACTACCatccctgtctcccactccttcctgctgtcctctctccatctgtccacatctctacgccgctaatagccacagttgcttcgcggcgctaacacagaataaaaaaagagagtaGTACTGAATTTTGTGAACAGTTGCTGCGTGCTTTGACGGTATGAAACAATAG is a window encoding:
- the LOC135395297 gene encoding prolyl 4-hydroxylase subunit alpha-1-like gives rise to the protein MASDSVLSLVFYILIHQGRWNGVHSRGTVELYTSTHEQSLLLHTERNVTRALQKYISLEEERLSRLERRSIQLTRHFNGFRTLLHELYSGFTSKISSHNWDDFIVAVSDNIFPKDTDLEGAATGLCRLQKTYHLNSSALIEMRSPFLPPPTAEEMAEIAYMCMARDYKTPVEWVQGAVDVAKDSLRATHAFNDVMALSFFRRKQVSSAVTFAKQVIRRPPESVNVPAILQQWRENPGRTDDAPETSSPMETNVRFYGDLCLEGDGAKSQLSGRLACRMTTGGRNPTVLLQPVKTELLSSDPIVLLFHDLFSRKECELVRNSATKKMKRGAIPKLPHFRTGKLHWIHDGDDATATRISRRISAVTGLSIKHAEPLQTVNYGLGGHYFPHHDYIMKPDRFTVETGYRLATAVIYLSDVAGGGATVFPVLNIVVRPKAGTVLFWFNMRPPRENDTDYAQFWSEVRTRDSRTLHGACPVLRGSKWIATKWFREREQGIVNYKLLLHE